Sequence from the Caldisericia bacterium genome:
ATGCCTATAGTTGAAGAGGTATACAGGATAATATACGAAGATAAATCACCAATTCTCTCAGTTAAATCATTGATGGAGAGAGAATTGAAAGAAGAATTTTAGTTAAAAATTTTAAAAAATCTTATAATTTCCTTTGAAAGGAGGAGAGTTTAAAATGACAAAACCAGAATTGGTATCAGCGATTGCTGAAAAAGCTGGAGTAACAAAGAAGGTTGCAGCTGCAACCCTTGAGGCATTTATGGAGACAGTAAAGGAAGCTTTGAGCAAGGGGGAAAAGGTTGCCCTTGTTGGCTTTGGCACTTTTGAGGTAAGACAGAGAAAGGCAAGAAAAGGAATTAACCCACAGACCAAAAAAACAATTCATATCCCAGCAAAGAAGGTACCTGCCTTCCGTCCAGGTAAAGATCTAAAGGCATCAGTTCCAAAGAAGTAGTTAGAATCTCCATCTCATAAAGGGAGGGCAAATTTGCCCTCCCTTTATATTTTTTGTATAATTTATAATAGAAATAAATATTTTTAATTCACAGAAAAAGATGAAAAAGATTAGAGAGAGAATAATAGAGCTAAGAAAGGAACTTGGTTT
This genomic interval carries:
- a CDS encoding HU family DNA-binding protein — translated: MTKPELVSAIAEKAGVTKKVAAATLEAFMETVKEALSKGEKVALVGFGTFEVRQRKARKGINPQTKKTIHIPAKKVPAFRPGKDLKASVPKK